The genomic stretch TCTCAAAAAATTATTGTTTTTGCATTGTCGACTTGGACATCAAAGTTTTTTATATTTAAGACATTTGTTTCCTTCTttgttttttaataaaaatgttgCAGATTTTCAATGTGATATTTGCCAACTTGCTAAACATACTCGTGTTTCATTTCCTCACAAACTGTATACACCCTCTATCCCTTTCTCTCTTATTCATAGTGACGTATGGGGACCATCCAAGGTCACGACTTCTTCTGGTAAATGTTGGTTTATTACATTCATTGATGACCATACACGAATTACTTGGGCGTACCTTCTTAGGCACAAATCTGAAACCTGTCAGGTATTCCAAAACTTCCACAAAATGATCCAAACACAGTACCAGACATCTATTCGGACACTTCGTACCGATAACAGTATTGAATACTACAATACCACTCTTGGTCCCTATCTTCTACAAAATGGGATTGTTCACCAGAGCTCGTGTGTGGATACTCCGCAACAGAATGGAGTAGCCGAAAGGAAAAATCGTCACCTCTTAGAAGTAGCTCGTGCTATCATGTTCAACATGGATGTTCCAAAATATCTTTGGGGCGATGTTGTACTCACTGCTACTTATCTAATCAATTGCCTTCCCAGTCACCCTCTTCAATTCAAGACACCATATTCTATTCTCTAGTTTCTCTATCCTCACATTTCCAAAAATACTCTGCCAATCAAGGTCTTTGGGTGCACCACCTTTGTCCATTTGCACTACCAACATCAGAGTAAActtgatcctaaagtcataaaaaTAGTTTTCCTAGGATATTCTCCTACATAGAAAGGCTATCAATGTTACTGTCCCCTCACCAAGAAAATCTACATCTCCCGCGATGTAACATTTTTCGAAAATACTCCATACTTCACTCCCACTTCACTTCAGGGGGATCATATTCATCATGCGAAAGAAACATAGTGGTCGTGGGGTTTAGAATTACCCTAGACATATCCTTTCCTCCAGTGAATAAAATCATTCCCGAACCAGAAAATCTTCCACCTTCTTTTCCGTCTTCTCATAGCTCTCAAAATCAAAACATGCAGAAAGAAATTCGGGTGTATACCagaagagaaagaaataaacaagTGACGAATTCTCATCACAGTCAAGAGGTCAATCCAGTGATAGAACCACCTCAGTTAAAAGATTCAGGTACTCTACCCTCAAACACTCAATCAGATCTAGATATTCCTATTGCTTTCAGAAAAAGGAAGTAGATCTTGCACCCAACACCCTATTTCAAAATTCATCTCTTATGCAAAATTATCATCTCCATTTAAAGCTTTTACCACTAGTCTATCAGATGTTGTGATTCCCATGAATATCAATGAAGCACTTCGTACTCTTCAATGGAAGACAGCAATTCTCGAAGAGATGAGAGCACTTAAGCAGAATGGTACTTGGCGATTAGTGGAGTTACCACCAGACAAGAAAGTAATAGGGTGAAAGTGAGTGTTCACAGTCAAATATAATGCAAATGGATCTATTGAGAGGTACAAAGCTCGATTAGTTGCCAAGGGTTTTACTCAAACCTACGGAATTGACTACACTGAAACATTCGCTCTGGTTGCCAAACTCAATACCATCAGAGTATTGCTCTCACTTGCAGTCAACTTAAATTGGGAATTGCATCAACTTGATGTAAAAAAAAATGCATTCTTAAATGGTGAGCTGGAAGAAGAAGTGTACATGAGTCAGCCTCCGGGTTTTGAAGAATCTCCCAATACAAGCAAAGTTTGCAAACTAAACAAATCACTCTATGGTCTAAAACAATCTCCTCGAGCATGGTTCAATCAGTTCTTGAAAGTTATCAAGGGACTTGGATACATACAAGGTCGGACTAACCATACTCTCTTCATCAAACACTCAGAAAGAGGGAAAAGGTCAGTTCTTattgtatatgttgatgatatcattGTCACTAGCAACCATACTGAAGAGATGATTTGGATTAAAGAAATGTTGGCAAAGGAGTTCTAAGTCAAGGATCTCGGTGAACTCAGGTATTTTCTAGGAATGGAATTTGTTAGAAGCAAAAAGGGAATTTCTGTTTCTCAAAGAAAATACACTATTGATCTCTGGAATGAGACAGGAATGCTAGACAGTAAACCTAGCAAAACTCCAATCGATCTCAAAGACAAGAGGAAAATGTTTGAAGGAAACCCAGTTGACAAAGAAAGGTACCAGCAACTAGTAGGGAAGCTTATCTACCTCTCTCATACCATACCAAATATTGCATTTGCAGTAAGTCTGGTCAGTCAATACATGCATGATCCATGTCAAGGACATCTTAATGCAGTATATAGAATTCTGAGGTATCTAAAGCAAACACCAGGAAAAGGTCTTTTCTTCATAAAGACGACAGAGAGAAAAGTTGAAGTATTCGTAGATGCAGACAGTGCTAGGTCAGTTGATGATAGAAAACCTACATCTGGATATTGTACAATTGTATGGGGAAATGTGGTAATATGGCGAAGTAAAAAGCAAACAGTGGTTGGAAGAAGCATTGCAGAAGCAGAGTATagagctgtaacgccctactaccttagagccgttacaaagtgagttttaaaagaaactttgtgcaatgaactcgctaaccgaggtttttaaaacaaaagtgtgactaagcaaaagttaaggctgtaatctttaaaaaaaatgcattgtttcattgaaaacttctagtatttaacatttgggatcccaaaatagggtttgaaaactatttacaacttaaaataagcttacagttgattagttattaaaatcacagattattacagccatttctcgaaaatacccccaaccaaagcagtcgggcaggccaaacatgtacgcgtcgcctcacgctctccgtactcatggctggttgactcattctttgcccttacctgcaacacaaagcacccgtgagccgaagcccagcaagaaaactcatacagcatataacatatgcaaattatatagttaacatatcaaaTAGTCcacagaaaaaaaaacaaatatcccATCAGaccaaacaaacacggccatgccgtcccagaggcattaccagAGCCTGGGGCCTCGGTCCtcgccgtaaggatatcacatgtatccattggggtcccaccctgactacaagcacttcacgtgcttggtgttacttccagccccactgccgttctcggcctttcgccgttctcggctccattgccatTCTCGGCTCCTTTGCTGTTCTCGGTTCTTCGCCGtttcattctactataatcacaaatagtctaactcaaataacattcaaacatatatcaattcaattaagtttgcaccctaacatgtaatgcaatatagggtcgtgccctgcaatcatctcaacatgcaatatagggtcgtgccctacaatcatctcaacatgcaatatagggccgtgccctgcaatcacactatgggcccatgccctggcctacgggtgctatagttttattacctgtcaatttgatagctttgatcacttgacccCTTGaacacgatcccactcgagccctagcgcacacctaaacacaaccataggtcaaagtcattaccaaacctcaagtccaaaacctagccttaggaccaatcccgagccccccgggaagtcctagttccacaaaacaaggtggtggaatcgaaccccgaaccctaggtcaaaatccctcaaaaataacccaaaaaaccCATTTTgggaacagggcagcgctacaacgctctaaagagggcgctatagcgctacaagcagaattgacatccccagaaacagggcctagcgctacagcgcccaaagactagcgctgtagcgctagttgcaggcaggcaacccccattttctttttctgcgatttctttgagccaatctcaacccaaacttccccaaatctttaccaaactcaaaatcaagcttataaatactctccactcatcccaagcatcccaaatcctcaaaacccaagcacattcattcCAAATCTCAAAActtaccatgattaaccctaaacccagaaattcagtcaaacatcaaagttaaaggcttagaattcataccattgatgaaatttcgaccttgattcaattcctagacctccttagcttgctcttcctcaaagcttgcccagaaattcccctaaagttcccatcattcagcttaattacacaacttaaaccagccaaacccaaaaactgaaaactctaaaaacttacctcaaaagttgatgtgttcttgctaatcccttgccaaatcttcaagtctaacttaggatccttgatgctcagcctatcctatctctcctctgagctttgctccaagaaaaatagAAGATaaatggtgctagaatccacaaaccgccccttttTGGAAAAACCCCTATGAttcctctctttttctttttcttcctttttctttcttttccacagccatctaactctctctatcaatcccactaagtatataaagcctcaataaacttatctctaagaagccaattgaccaaaatgccctccctattaattctaaacccttttgtccatgtagggccattttagtcattttacccaattctcgctaattcctcaagtgtctataatattttcccgcttgcttcccaatacctgattaatcaccaataatattcctcgatatcaaaataaaccccaatatactTACTAAATTTCCtattcatacccccaggctcgccccgagccaggcATAAATTCCCGCCTTGACTTCCCGCTAatctgctctctaggatcgtctcgagtcacaaatcatagttacatccacataacaatgtggtctcgacaaatcatcacatatcaatatagttatgcccaaaatggccaaaattactattatgcccttctaacacaatcagggcctacatgcatactaatacacatagtcatgcatctcaaatattcaaatagtcatataacatgctttaaatcataatcatgcattttatcattaaagtcacacataaatctcaatatgccctccaggcacactaatcaaggcccctaagccttattagcgaatttgggtcgttacaagagcAATGGCCCACGGAATATGCAAAGCAATATGGATTAGGTGCCTATTAAGGGAGCTGAGGATTGAATATGAAGCTCCCATTCATCTTTACTGTGATAATTAGTCTAGCATCAGTATTGCACACAACCCTATACATCATGACAGAACTAAACACGTGGAAGTGGATCGTCACTTTATTAAAGAGAAGATTGATGGGGGAATTGTCAGCATCAAATATGTTCATATGGATCAACAGTTGGCTGATATTCTCACAAAGGGGTTATCCGAATGAGTATTTGATTTCCTAGTAAACATGCTTGGACTCATCAATATCTATAgaccagcttgagggggagtgttaatAGTCagaaaataaaaatcaaaatgTTACAAAAGGATGGTTCAGTTTCCTAAGTCTATAGGAATTCTCTTTTATTGTATTGATGTTGTATTAAAGATGGTTTGATATGTTAAACTGTATATAAGCCTAAGTTCTAGGTTGTAAACTCACACAGAAATAAGAAAACATTTCTTTTTCCTCACCATTTTATAGTCTCATTTCTTTTAAAAGTGCAAGTGGGTGTTTGTTGGGCTTTATGCCATTGTAAAACTACATTTCTGATGTAACACATTTTATTATCGATAAAGAAGTAGAAATATTTTTATCTATCAATCACATTACTTGCTTAGTTtattacattattatttttttaataccaacatatataaaatcatgaacatatgaATAGTTACACTTATAATGACTAGATCACAGCCaattataaatgtaattatatgtttaaaaagAATTAGTCCTAAAATTAaatcagtgcacaggattttCTCTAATTTgataatctacgatatgatctacttacacactaGGTGTGATGTCTTGACCATGACATTAGTTAAGTAGATTAGATCTAATGCATTTTGGTACATTTGGCTAGGACCaacattgattattgatagataaataagtatcgttattatcaaaTTTAATTAGAATCACAAtgttgatcataggtcaagtcAATCTaaattttgagtgataatatttctattaattatattatgtgaatCGATTTTTTGATTTGTTAGTTAAAAGCTTACCCTACGACATAGCCTAgatatacttacatcttggaggttCATTAGTGTAATTGAATGAGAGTAtatatcatagatatgaaatctttagcttctatatgagaagtgagaaaatgacttccttaatagcttagtccaagttgttaaatgattgagtgctcatatttgtgattaagttcactgatttatcatttataaggaacttagtggaagttaaggataaaatactaatgatgggtaaaacagtaatttatacccagctcattAATAAGCCATTGATAGAGGATTAACTGACGGTGgtgattataacaatggatagtGGCTTTATACAAGCAATATTGTttgatgaattcaagagttcaatttcgagtctatagtggagtcacgaggaattaataaattgtgagataatttatttaatataaataaactcttgagatccatggtccccatgtcatctctcattaaatcaagtttaatagtctcaaacaattga from Humulus lupulus chromosome 5, drHumLupu1.1, whole genome shotgun sequence encodes the following:
- the LOC133779318 gene encoding secreted RxLR effector protein 161-like, whose translation is MEFVRSKKGISVSQRKYTIDLWNETGMLDSKPSKTPIDLKDKRKMFEGNPVDKERYQQLVGKLIYLSHTIPNIAFAVSLVSQYMHDPCQGHLNAVYRILRYLKQTPGKGLFFIKTTERKVEVFVDADSARSVDDRKPTSGYCTIVWGNVVIWRSKKQTVVGRSIAEAEYRASSISIAHNPIHHDRTKHVEVDRHFIKEKIDGGIVSIKYVHMDQQLADILTKGLSE